The stretch of DNA GCTAACTGGATTTTCTACTAAAACTACTTTTTTTACAAATATTCCCGGTGTTATAACGATCTCAGGATCTATTTCACCAGCTTGAACAATTTTTCTTGTCTGGACAATTGTGCTCTTTGAAGCCATGCACATGATAGGACTAAAATTCCGAGCAGTTTTATTGTACAATAAATTACCAAATCGATCTGCAATTCTACATTTGATAAGGGCGAAATCCGCTTTGATTCCAAGCTCCATTACGTGCGTTTTTCCATTAAACTCTCTGACTTCTTTGCCAGCTTCGAGCGGAGTACCAACAGAAGTGGGTGTAAAGAAAGCTGGAATTCCTGCTCCACCAGCACGGATTCTCTCTGCAAGTGTTCCTTGCGGAACAAGTTCAAGTTCAATTTCCCCTTTTGAATAGAGGTCAGGAAAAACCACAGATTGAGCAGTTCTTGGAAATGAACAGATCATTTTTTTTACTTGTCTGTTTTCGATCAGTGCAGCTAATCCCACATGACCGTTACCGGTATTGTTACTTACAACAGTTAAATCTTTTGCTCCATGATCAACCAATGCATGAATTAGCTCGATCGGGCTTCCAGCTTCGCCGAAACCGCCAATCATGATTGTTGCTCCATCATAAATTTCAGCTACAGCTTCGGGAACAGATTTTACAATTTTATTGATCATATTCAACAACTTCAGGTTCAATTTGTAAATTCTGCTTAATTGCTTCATGAAGCTGCTGCTCAATCTCAATCAACTCATCTTCGTAGAAATGTTTTTCGGCATCAAAGGGCATTAACTTTTCAATTGTATTTTCTTTCTCATCATATTTCGCAAGATAGATATTGTCTATCCATTCCATATTTCGAGCTTCATTAAATTTGAGGACAAAAAGCTTCTCGCCTTTCACTTCGACGGTTCCCATCATTGAAATTTTCCCAGCTGAGGAAGTCATCGTGATATAACGTGATGGACGATTGATCGACGCAAGCGACCGATAAACTTTACTGAAAATTTTATTAATATCAGCAAGCGGTGCTGTAAAATAATGATGTTCGCCAGTCGGTCTGGCGCAATACATCGAATGAAAACCAACTGAAAGCATTGCTAATAAATTACCCAAGTCAATCCAATTCTGTGCTGATCTATCTACATCAACTGTTCCATCTGGTTTTGTGAATAAGCTGATGTGATTCATAATCGGACTTTGACTTTTCACAACAGCACCAAAATTTCTCAATCTGCGGATTGCAGCAATTGTTGATAGATTAAGAATTTCTCTTGGTGTTGAAAAGTGCGACATGAAAACCAATTGTATTCCATTATCATTTAACTTCTTGAATAGGTTCAGCATTTTCTCGTATGATCTTGAAAGTATCAATTCAGGGTTATAGGTTAAAACTCGGGTTCCAAGTCGAATAGTTTTAATATGACTGAGTTCAGGATCTTCAATAATTGAGTTTATGTATTTCTCAAATCGATCTGAGGTTAAATAGCCAGCATCACCGCCGGTAATTAAAACATCAGTTACTTCTTTGTGCTGCTTTAAATACTCGTGAATCTGATTAATATCTTTTTGTACAAACATGTCTTCATCACCGCGAACTTGTGCATGTCTGAAACAGTAAGTACAAAATGCAAAACAATATTGAGTTTGAACGTCAAAAATTAACTGGCATTGTGGATATTTGTGCTGAGTTCCTTCAACAACATCATAAGTCCCATCTTCCTTTTTGAAAATCGGTTTATTGAGTTTTTGCTTTCCGTCGTGTGGATTGGTCTCTTGTATGCAATCTTTTATAATTTGCTGTTTCTCAGCTTCACTCCCAGCATTTAAGTAAGCATCAACAATATCTTTTCTTATCATTCCCGGCTGAGGAAAAACAAGCTGAAAAATTGAATCTTTATTATAGTTCTGCCAATTGATCGCATTCAATGCATGCTTTGTAGCCATAAAGCGGTAAACTTCAATGAAGAGTTCTCGTTCTCTAAGATCACCCAGAACAATTCCATTGTCAGATAAAATTTGCACTATTTCTCTGAATCCATTCAATCCGGAATATTGTTTTTTGTCAGTGAAAAAGAATTCAGTTGTCTCATTAAATCCGGAATATTTGGGAAATGCGATATGCAGGCGATTCAATAGTCCTTCAGGTAAAAGATTCTCTTTTTTAATTATCTCCTGAATTTCGTCGGTATAGTGAAATCTCTTGATTAGACTTTCGACATTAATTGAATACGTGTGATTGTTTTTATTGCTTTTTTGTTGACTAGTAGTGTTCATGTTTTTGATTTTTGATTTGGCATGTTTGAAAATTGTATTACAAATTTAAACAAATTATTAATTGCATAAAAATGAATCCGCTCAGTTCTTTATATTTTTTAACTCTGACATTTGAAATTAGACCAGAAAATTATTCACGTTGAGGTGCTACCTATATTGCAGCCTTCTATTTTGTTAATATCGTAATGTTTATATTATTTCCGTTCAGGCGGCATTATTACATGCGACGCCTGATTATCAATTACGAATTAGTTTCTCATTTCTAAGATTGTTTGAATAAATAATTTATCAAAATTGAGAATAATTAGAATTAACACTTCATCTAAAATACTTAAACGCAATTCTTTGTGCGGTATAAATCTTGCCTGTTTATTTCAATCGCAACCAAATTAAAAATGGTTAATATTCAAACATAAGGTCATCATGTATAAGATCGAGATTAAAGAAATTGATGCTCTATTTGAACTTCTGAGAGGTGATGGGTATAATCTCATCGGGCCAGTTCTGAAAGATGGAGCTGTAATCTATGATGAAATTGAAAGCTCAAGCGACTTACCGATTGGCTGGACAGATGAGCAAGAACCTGGCAAATACAGAATTAATAAATCTGGGAGAAATACTTTATTTGAATTTACTTGCGGACCTCAATCCTGGAAAAAATTTCTTTTTCCCACTGTCCAAAAACTCTTCGAGATTAATAAAGAGGAAAAGAATCTTTTTTTCAAACCGATTGATGAGCCGCCGAAAAAATATGCTTTTATCGGCGTTAGAGCATGTGAATTAAATGCAATTCAGATACAAGATAAAATTTTCACTCAAGGGGAATTTATCGATCATTCCTACAAAAAAAGAAGAGAGAATTTATTCATCATCGCGGTGAATTGCACTTCCAGCAAAGGGACATGTTTCTGCACATCAATGAATGCCGGACCAAAAGTTAATAATGGATACGATATTTCTCTGACAGAAGTTTACCAAGATTATTCACACTATTTTATCTCCCATATAGGAAGTGAAATCGGTAAGAAATTTATAGAAAAAATAAATCCAAGCACTCCGAATGAAAAAGAGATTCAAACTGCTGAAAGTTTAATTCAAACTACAGCCGCTCAGATGGAGCGCAAGATTGATGTATCTAAAATCGAAGATATTCTATTTGAGAATTTTGAACATCCAAGATGGGACGAAGTTGCAGAAAGATGCATGTCATGTGCGAATTGCACAATGGTATGTCCGACTTGCTTCTGCACAACTGTAGAAGATATAACAGATTTAACTGGAACAAAAGCTGAAAGAATTCGAAAGTGGGATTCATGCTTTACACTTGACTTTTCATACATTCATGGCGGCAGCATTCGTAATTCAACTAAATCACGTTACCGTCAATGGCTGACACATAAATTTGCATCTTGGCACAAACAATTTGAATCATCTGGCTGTGTCGGATGCGGAAGGTGCATCACTTGGTGCCCTGTTGGGATAGATATCACGGCTGAAATTAACGCAATTCGTGAGACAAAAAATATTAAACAAGTTTTAATAGAGGAGAACCAATAATGGAATCACTTGAGAGGATTCTGGTAGAACATCCGTTTCTAAAAGATTTAAGTCCAGAGCATGTTCACCTAATAGTTGGATGTGCGAGGAATATTGTATTTGAACCAAATAAATTTCTCTTCAAAGAAAATGAAGAAGCACACGAGTTTTATATTCTTCGATCGGGAAAAGTTGCACTTGAAATTTATACCCCAGAATACGGACCGATAACTATTCAAACAATCGGTGAAGGAGAAGTACTCGGTTGGTCGTGGCTGATCCCTCCATACGAATGGAATTTTGACGGAAGAGCAACAGAGCTTACGAGAGCGATTGCTTTAGATGGAAAATGTCTGCGCGGAAAATGTGAAGATGATCATGTACTTGGTTATGAATTAATGAAGAGACTCGCAAGTGTATTCGAACAACGGCTTTATGCGATGCGATTGCAGCTTCTCGATGTTTACAGCGGAACAACACCAAAAATAAAAAAATGAATCACTCAATAATGGATCCGATGATTCCTCATCCTTATAAAATTCAACGAGTAATAAAAGAGACGCACGATACATTCACACTTGAACTTAAATCAATTGAGAAAAACGGAACATTCTCATTTGCTCCTGGGCAATTCAACATGCTTTATATTGCCGGAATTGGTGAAGTTCCTATTTCAATAAGCGGCAATCCAACTAAAAATGGATCATTGATTCACACAACACGCGCTGTTGGAACTGTTACAAAAGAAATGGCAAAATTAAAAAGAAGCGATGTGATCGGCATCCGAGGACCTTTCGGAACAAACTGGCCGGTAAAAGAAGCCGAAGGAAACGACGTGTTACTTGTTGCCGGTGGGATTGGACTGGCTCCATTAAGACCTGTGATTTATCATATACTTTCCAAACGTGAATATTTTGGAAAAATTATTTTGCTTTATGGAACTCGAACTCCGCAGGATATTTTGTTCCGTAAAGAATTAGAAAAATTAAAATCAAGACTTGATATTGACATTTACGTAACTGTTGATAGAGCAACACGTGCATGGAATGGTAATGTCGGTGTAGTAACCAGACTAATTCCACGCGCCCCTTTTGACCCGATCAATACGATTGCTATGATCTGCGGTCCCGAGATAATGATGAGATACACGATCACTGAAATATCGAGGCGTGGTATTGCCTCTGAGAACATTTACGTTTCAGTGGAAAGAAACATGAAATGCGGAATCGGTTTGTGCGGACATTGCCTATACGGCACCGAGTTTATTTGTAAAGATGGACCAGTCTTCCGCTATGACCAGATTCAAAACATTTTCGGAAAAAGAGAGTTTTAATATGTCAAAAAAAAGTAAACCTAAACTGGCTGTTTGGAAATTCGCTTCATGTGATGGCTGCCAGTTAAGCTTACTCGATTGCGAAGATGAGTTATTAAGTGTTGCCGGATTTATCGATATAGCTAATTTCCCCGAAGCTTCACGTGCTGTTTCAAAAGGTCCTTATGACCTTTCGCTCGTGGAAGGTTCTATCACTACACCGCATGACGCTGAGAGAATTCATAAAGTAAGAAGACAATCAAAATTTCTTGTAACGATTGGTGCATGCGCAACTGCCGGCGGAATTCAAGCATTGAGAAATTTTAAAGATGTTAAAGAGTTCACAAATATTGTCTATGCAAATCCCAAATTCATAGATACATTAAGCACATCAACACCGATCTCGAATCACGTTTATGTTGATTTTGAACTGCGCGGCTGCCCAATCAATAAATATCAACTGCTTGAAGTTGTGAACGCATTCCTGAATAATAGAAAACCAAATATTTCACCTCATAGTGTTTGTATTGAATGTAAAAGACGCTCAAGTGTGTGCGTAATGGTTACAAAAAACATCCCTTGCTTAGGTCCAGTAACTCATGCCGGTTGTAATGCACTCTGCCCCTCTTACGATCGAGGCTGCTTTGGATGCTACGGCCCGAAAGAGACGACAAATACAAGCTCGTTGGCAGAGTGGTTTAGCTCAAATGGTTTAAAAAATGATGAGATTGTGAGAACCTTCCGTGGATTTAACGCTTATGCAGATGCATTTCGTAAGGAGAGTGAGGCTCATGAATAGTAAAACGATTAAAGTTGATTATCTTGCACGAGTTGAAGGTGAGGGCTCACTCCTTGTAAAGATCAAAGACAACAAAGTTAAAGATGTAAAATTTAAAATTTTCGAGCCGCCGAGATTTTTTGAAGCATTTCTTCGCGGCAGACATTATACAGAAGCACCGGATATAACTGCTCGTATCTGCGGAATTTGCCCCATTGCATATCAAATGAGTTCAATTCATGCAATGGAAAATATTCTTGGAGTAAAAATCGATGGTCAGCTTCGAGAACTCCGCCGCTTACTCTACTGCGGAGAATGGATCGAAAGCCACACACTTCACATTTATCTTCTTCATGCACCAGATTTTTTGGGGTATGATGACGCCATTCAAATGGCAGCCGATCATCCTGAAACAGTTAAAAAAGCTTTGGAGCTTAAAAAAACTGGAAACGATATTGTTAATCTTCTGGGTGGGAGAGAAATCCATCCAATTAATGTACGTGTCGGGGGTTTCTATAAGATACCCGCAAAATCGGAATTCCTCATAATTTCAGACCGGCTTAAGTGGGCTCGCGATGCAGCTATCGAAACAGTTAAATGGACTGCGTCTCTTCCCTTCCCAGATTTTGATCAAAATTATAAATTTGTCTCTCTTTCAAATCCAAATGAATATCCATTGAACGAGGGAAGATTGATTTCGAACGATGGGCTCGATATTAGTATCAATGAATACGAAGATCATTTTATCGAAGAACATGTTCAACATTCGAATGCACTTCAATCACTAAAACTAAAAGAGGAAAATTACTTTGTCGGACCTCTTGCGCGATACAACCTAAATTTTGACAAACTCTCAACGATAACAAAACAAGTCGCTAATGATGTTGATTTAACTCCACCAATGAATAATCCATTCAAAGGAATTATTGTACGTGCACTCGAAACACTTTACGCCTGCGATGAAGCGCTGCGAATAATTGAGCAGCTTGATATTCCGGAAAGACCTTTTGTAGATGTAGAGCCGAAAGCTGGAACTGGATATGCATGTACGGAAGCTCCACGAGGAATTTTATATCATCGATACAGAATTGATGACGAAGGGATAATTCAAGATGCGAAAATCGTCCCACCAACTTCTCAAAATCAAAAACAGATTGAAGACGATCTCTTAAAATTCGTTGAAAAAAATATTAATCTTCAAAAAGATGAATTAACCTGGAAATGCGAACAGACGATAAGAAACTACGATCCTTGCATTTCCTGCGCCACACACTTTTTGAAACTGAAATTTGAAAATGACTGATTTATTCTTCTCCAATTCTTTTCTCAATCTGCGAAAATCTGTTCAATCTGCGTCATCTGCGTTCTATTTTTTCAATCCATGTTGAATATTCTTCTAATCGGCATTGGCAATGAATTCCGCAGCGACGATGGAATTGGTATTCTTATCTCTCGAAAAATCAAGCAGTTGAACCTGCCAAATATCGTAGTAATTGAGGCAAGCGGCGAAGGTTCTGAATTGATTGAATTATGGAAGAACCAAAAATTTGTAATTGTTGTGGATGCGGTTAATTCTGGAAGCAAGCCAGGAAAAATATTTAAGTTTGATGTAACAGAACAATCGCTTCCGATAAAATTTTTCAATTATTCCTCACACGCATTCGGATTAGCGGAAGCGGTCGAAGTAAGCCGAAAACTAGGAGAGTTACCTGAACGATTACTTATTTATGGAATCGAAGGAAAGAACTTTAGTTTTGGCGAGAAGATCTCTGAAAAAGTAATTGAAGCATCTGATCATGTGATTAATTTGATTATTGAGCGTATTAAAATTGAACAGTAGAGATTTTCTCAAAATGACTTTGTGAGACCTCGTGACTTAGTGACTTTGTGGTAGCTACATTTAATTTGTTTAACTATTGAATTTATTGCCACTAATCCGTTAGCTAACGGAACTAAGACTCAAAGAATCACGATGGAAATTAGTTGAATCACAATCCAAAAATTATTTCACCCAAACTCCCTAGTTCTTATCTTACATATGATTGTTAAATGAATAAGACACAACTATGCCCCTTTTAGGTGAACTAAGCGCACTTCTAACTGCCATCCTTTGGTCAGCCACCTCAATGCTGTTTGCTGCCGCAGCAATACGTATCGGTTCAACACAACTTAACGTCACTCGCCAGCTTTTTGCTATTATTATTTTGGGACTAATTATTCTATTATTCCAAATCGATTTTTCCCTTTCGGGATCTCAGATTTTTAATCTCGCTGTCAGCGGTTTATTCGGACTTGCATTTGGTGATTCGTTTCTCTTCAAAGCTTATCAGCAAATTGGCGCAAGAGTCAGCATGCTGATAATGTCAAGCGCTCCAATAATTTCTGCTCTGCTCGCATATTTTGTTCTGAAAGAAATTCTATTTTTCTGGGGAATCGTTGGAATGCTAATTACAATTTGTGGAATTGCACTTGTAGTTTTGGAGCGGAATGAAAAGGATAAGTCCTCTAAAAAACACAACTACACAGGAATAATTTTTGGATTTCTTGGTGCTGCAGGACAAGGGGCTGCATTAATTTTTGCTAAGTTCGCTTTCAACGAAGGAAGCATAAATGGATTGATTGCGACAATTGTAAGATTAATTTCCTCGATCATCATACTCTTCCCTATAGTACTCCTTCTAGGGAAATTCAAAAATCCAATCAAAACATTTCAGAAAGACACCAAAGCATTAACTTTAACTATTGGCGGATCAATTGCCGGTCCAGTTCTTGGGATCACTTTCTCACTTATCGCCATTGCAAACACCAAAGTCGGTATCGCCGCAACGATTATGGGGACAGTTCCTGTGATCATGCTTCCACTCGTAAAGTATTTCTACAAGGAACCGCTCAGCTGGCGAGCGATTCTTGGCGCTTTCATTACAGTGCTCGGTGTAGCAATTTTGTTTCTGAGATAAACGAAAATTCATTTATTATCAGTAACAAAAAGTCATATCTTGTTTCCAAAAAAATTATATTTGACAAAGATTGTTCGATAATTAAATAGATGACATTTCCACATCTGAAAATACACAAGCAGCATCTTTGTAATAAGTTCTTAAATTTTTCGGTATTTGTTTTGTTTGTGTTATCAAATATTTCATGCGATGCACCGCGCAATAATCCGCTTGATCCGAATAATCCAAATTTTGCTTTTGCCTCAATTGAAGGAACTATCCAGACTTTTGCGGTACCAAGAAAAGCCATCAGCGAGGTTTTAATAAACTGGAGCGGAGAAAATAAATTGGTCAAAACCAACGCTTCAGGATATTTCAAAATTGAGAATGTGTTCCCCTACAATGGATGGCTCACAATTCAAAAAGAAGGTTACGCCATCGATTCAGTTTACATTGACTGGCAGGACAAAAAAAATTATAATATTCAATCGTTCCTAAATGAAATTCCAAAACTCGACAGTCTTGTGCTTTTTACAACTGTTTTAAATCAATATCCGGATATTCAGACGGCTTCTTTAGAAGTAAAAGCAAAAGTTTCAGACAAGGACAATGACATCGATTCGGTTTTCCTCGAAAATACAGATCTCAATGTTAAGCTTGATTTGATTTACAATGCAACATCCAAAATGTATGAAAAAATATTTTCGCAGAGTGATCTCAAAATTGATGATATTGAAGAAGCAATCGGTTTACAGTTCAATATAATCGTTAAGGATTTGTTCAGCAAAACACATACAATTGGAAGTGATAAGCTCAATCGTGCAATTAAACAGGAAATAATTCTTGATTACCCATTGAACGGCGAATCTGTTACTTCATCTCCGATACTTAAGTGGAGAAGGTTTACGCCTGGTTTCGAATTCACATATACTGCGGAGGTTTTAACTGATGATATTCCTCCTGCAGCTGTCTGGCAGAAAGATAAAATCAGTGCGGATAGTATAGCAGTTACAATTACGGCAACTCTCCCCTCTCGAGGATATTTTTGGGTTTTATGGTGCGTAGATAAATTCTCAAACAAATCAAGATCGAAACCGGCTTCATTCAGAGTTAATTAAATATTATGCCAAAAGTAAAACCTGAAATAGAACAAATCAAAACCATCAGCAGAGAGCAGTTCGATATTCTTTATCACATCAGCCAGAGATTGAATTCTGTTGCTTATCAAGAAACGTTAATTGAAGAAACTCTCGATTTAATAATCCAAGTAATCAATGCTGAACGCGGCTTGTTCGCAAAATTTGATGCGAATACAAGTCAGTTCTTGATCATCGCAGCTCGAAATCTTCAGAAGGAAAATATTCAAGACCTCTCAACTTTTTCATCAGGTATTCTTCAGCAAGTAATTAGCTCAAAAAAACCCTGCCTTTATCACGATGTTCAGAGCGATCCAAAACTTTCACAGTTCGATAGTGTTCAAATTCACAATATTAAATCAGTTCTTGGCGTACCAATTATTAGAGATGAAAATGTTTGGGGAGTTATATTTGCTGACAGTCGAATAAACAGAAAAGAATTCACTGAAGAAAATCTGATCTTTCTTGATTTCGTTTCGAATTTAGTCTCACTTGCTTTAGAAAAGATTAGCGACATAGAAAAATTGAAAGATGAAAATCTTCTCCTGCGAAATCAACTTCAATCATTTCAAAGCATTCCAGATATGATTGGTGAGAGTCCTGCGATGAAAAATCTTGTAAGCTTAATCCACAAAGTCGCAGGGACTGATGCGACAGTGCTTCTTCTTGGTGAAAGCGGAACTGGAAAAGAGCTTATTGCACAAGCAATTCATAATTTGAGTTCGCGGAGAGATAAACCGTACTTGGCTCAATTCTGCGGCTCAATTCCCGACACTTTACTCGAGAGTGAACTATTTGGTTATAAGAAAGGAGCTTTTACCGGAGCAACTTCTGATAAAAAAGGCTTGTTCGAAGTCGCCGAACAAGGAACATTTTTTTTGGATGAGATTGCAGATATCTCATCAGCACTTCAGGCAAAATTGCTGCGTGTTCTTCAGAATAGAGAAATCATCCGTCTTGGTGATACGCAAACCATCAAGGTAGACGTAAGAATCATTGCTGCCACAAATCAAGACTTAAAAGAACTTGTGGGCGAAGGGAAGTTCAGAGAAGACCTTTATTATAGGTTAAATGTCTTCCCAATAATTATTCCACCGCTTCGTGAACGCAAAGGGGATATTTCAATTCTTGCACATCACTTTACAAAAAAATTTTCCAACGATAATGTTAAGCTATTACCTGATACAGTTAAGAAATTAGAGAGCCATTATTGGCCAGGGAATGTAAGACAGCTTCAAAATGTGCTTCAGAGAGCATTAATACTTTGCGACGAAAGTGAACTGGCACCGGAACATATTGTAATTGAAGAAGGACAAAACTTGGTGAACTTTAAAGGTACACTCGAAGATTTTCAAATGCAATTATTGAATAAAAGATTAAAACAGTTCGATGACAACCGCACACTTACTGCAAAATCTCTTGGAGTTTCTGTTCGATGGGTGCAAATGAAATTAAAAGAAATCGAAGGCAAGGATCCAAATTGAATAATCAAAAAGATAAATATCTTTTCGAAAAATTCGAAGTTCTAGAGACTCTAAAAAAAGATGAGTTCACGAGTGTTTATCTAGCCAACCATATTTTTCTTGGAAAGAAAATAATTTTAAAGACTCTAGATTCAGTTAATCTTTCTGATCCAACAATACTTGAGCGGTTTAAGCGTGAAGCAAAAATCCTCGCAAAGCTCGACCATCCGAATATTATTAAGGTACTCGATTTCGGAATGTTCAGGGAACACTTCTACATTTCGTTCGAGCATTTTGAAAGTAGAAATCTTCGGCAGGTCTTGAAAAGTAATACACTCAGCATCGAACAAAAGTTATCAATCGTTGTTCAGATGTTTAAAGGATTGGCTTACGCTCATAAAAATTCGATCGTCCATAGAGATCTAAAACCCGAAAACATTCTTATCAACGATCGTTATCATCTGAAAATAGCAGACTTCGGATTAGCTCTCACAAGTGAAGAAAATCTTGTTACAAATAAATCTTCAATTGTCGGAACTCCTAGTTACATGTCACCAGAGCAAATCCGAGGAGAACAGCTGACAAATCAAAGCGATCTATTCTCTGGAGGAATTGTCGCCTTCGAAATATTTGCAGGCAAAAATCCATTTGTAGGACAAGATTTAAATTCGACAATAAATAACATCCTTACTTTTGATGATGAAAATTTTAATAGTCAATTGGCAGGCCTCCCGAGCCATTATCAAACTGCGGTTCGATCCCTTTTGAAGAAAAGTCTGAGAAGCCGAGCAGATTCTGCCGAAACCGTCTTGAATATACTTGGAGTTACTATTGATAAGCAAACTGAGGTTGTCTCTCAAAACAATTTTACACTAAGGAAACTATTACCGGTATTTGCAATTTTAGTAATTGCTGCCCTTTTGTTTTTTATTTATCATTTTTCAACTAATTCAACCTCAAATGCGACTAATGAAAATGCACCAATTATTGACACCGCCAAGTCTTCTAACGCTGATGATAATAACCTAACTAAGAATACTGATGAATTAAAATCCAGTCAGAATAAAAACGAAAGAGAGGATTCAGGGCAAATTTCAGATCCAATTGTTGTCAATTCTGAAAATCTTCAAGTGAATAATTCGAACAATAAAACAATTCCATCAAATGTTCCGGGAAAATTGACAATTGAATGTCTTCCTTGGGCTGATGTATACATTGACGGTAAAAAAATCGATACTACGCCACTCGAACAACCAATACGTTTCTTGCCTGGCGAATACGAATTAAAGCTGGTTCACCCAGACTTCCCGGTATACACGCAAAAAATTTCTATCAGACCAGATGAATTTGAATTATTGGAAGTAAATTTATTTGATATTTACGGATTCCTAGAGTGCCAAATCTACCCTTGGGGAGAAATTCTCTTAAATGGTAATTCATTCGGACAAACCCCATTTCGAAGACCGATTTCACTAAAGCCAGGTAAATATAAACTATCGATTTCAAATCCAAATTTTGAGACTTTTACTACTCAAATCGAAATAAAAAAAAGCGACACATTGATATTTAAATATAATTTTATCCAAAAGTGATAATGCAGATGAATTTACTGGTACGATTATTGAGTTATTTTATAATAAATGTTTTTTAGGTCATGAAAGTATATGTTAAAATATTGATTATCTTACTGGTCATAACCAGCAGCATGATATATTCCCAGACACCAAGTTGGAAGATTGTAAGTCAAATGCCATTTCCAGTTTCTGACGGACAAGCAGTTGTGAAAGATTCTATGATTTACATCTTAGGTGGATTTTCAGACTCACTCGGAATACCGATTAATCTAATTCAAGAATATAATCCGAAAGCGAATCGATGGCGTGTATTTGGGCACATGCGACTAAGCCGCTCGGCGTTTCTCGCTGCACAGTTTAAAGACAGTGTAATCATCTGCGGTGGCAGCGTTAGAGGCCCATCCCCTTCAAATTATTTTTCAATGGAGATGTGGAATCTTAAAAGCGATCCATACTTTTTCCGATTCAATGAAAATTTCAATCGCATTTTTCTCAGCGGAGAAGTAATAGGGGAAAAATTGTATTTAATCGGCGGATCAAAAAACAATCCTTCGATCATGCCAAACCATTTAGCATATATTTCTGAGTATGATGTAAAAAATGATTCCGTTACATTTATTTTTGATTCAGTTTATACGAATATCCAATTGCCAATTCATCAAGCTGTTGCATCTATTAGGAACGACATTTTTATCTTTGGTGGAGTTGCTTTTGGTGTGACTCCGAAAATATTCAGATTCAACGCATTCACTAAACACTTTCATCAAATATCAATTCCATTAAATCTTGCAAGGGCTGGTGCTGCAGCCATCAATTTTGATGACGATAAAATTATAATTATTGGGGGATATAATGAAAGTATTCGAGCCATGACTTCAACTGAAATTTTCACTGCAGCGCCGGGCAATATCACAATCCGATTTGGTCCCTCTCTTAATTTTCCACGACGAAATCCAATTGC from Ignavibacteria bacterium encodes:
- a CDS encoding 3-oxoacid CoA-transferase subunit A codes for the protein MINKIVKSVPEAVAEIYDGATIMIGGFGEAGSPIELIHALVDHGAKDLTVVSNNTGNGHVGLAALIENRQVKKMICSFPRTAQSVVFPDLYSKGEIELELVPQGTLAERIRAGGAGIPAFFTPTSVGTPLEAGKEVREFNGKTHVMELGIKADFALIKCRIADRFGNLLYNKTARNFSPIMCMASKSTIVQTRKIVQAGEIDPEIVITPGIFVKKVVLVENPVSENQLLKENRRYP
- a CDS encoding sulfite reductase subunit A, whose protein sequence is MYKIEIKEIDALFELLRGDGYNLIGPVLKDGAVIYDEIESSSDLPIGWTDEQEPGKYRINKSGRNTLFEFTCGPQSWKKFLFPTVQKLFEINKEEKNLFFKPIDEPPKKYAFIGVRACELNAIQIQDKIFTQGEFIDHSYKKRRENLFIIAVNCTSSKGTCFCTSMNAGPKVNNGYDISLTEVYQDYSHYFISHIGSEIGKKFIEKINPSTPNEKEIQTAESLIQTTAAQMERKIDVSKIEDILFENFEHPRWDEVAERCMSCANCTMVCPTCFCTTVEDITDLTGTKAERIRKWDSCFTLDFSYIHGGSIRNSTKSRYRQWLTHKFASWHKQFESSGCVGCGRCITWCPVGIDITAEINAIRETKNIKQVLIEENQ
- a CDS encoding cyclic nucleotide-binding domain-containing protein; protein product: MESLERILVEHPFLKDLSPEHVHLIVGCARNIVFEPNKFLFKENEEAHEFYILRSGKVALEIYTPEYGPITIQTIGEGEVLGWSWLIPPYEWNFDGRATELTRAIALDGKCLRGKCEDDHVLGYELMKRLASVFEQRLYAMRLQLLDVYSGTTPKIKK
- a CDS encoding Ni/Fe hydrogenase subunit gamma, which produces MNHSIMDPMIPHPYKIQRVIKETHDTFTLELKSIEKNGTFSFAPGQFNMLYIAGIGEVPISISGNPTKNGSLIHTTRAVGTVTKEMAKLKRSDVIGIRGPFGTNWPVKEAEGNDVLLVAGGIGLAPLRPVIYHILSKREYFGKIILLYGTRTPQDILFRKELEKLKSRLDIDIYVTVDRATRAWNGNVGVVTRLIPRAPFDPINTIAMICGPEIMMRYTITEISRRGIASENIYVSVERNMKCGIGLCGHCLYGTEFICKDGPVFRYDQIQNIFGKREF
- a CDS encoding oxidoreductase, yielding MSKKSKPKLAVWKFASCDGCQLSLLDCEDELLSVAGFIDIANFPEASRAVSKGPYDLSLVEGSITTPHDAERIHKVRRQSKFLVTIGACATAGGIQALRNFKDVKEFTNIVYANPKFIDTLSTSTPISNHVYVDFELRGCPINKYQLLEVVNAFLNNRKPNISPHSVCIECKRRSSVCVMVTKNIPCLGPVTHAGCNALCPSYDRGCFGCYGPKETTNTSSLAEWFSSNGLKNDEIVRTFRGFNAYADAFRKESEAHE
- a CDS encoding Ni/Fe hydrogenase subunit alpha, with product MNSKTIKVDYLARVEGEGSLLVKIKDNKVKDVKFKIFEPPRFFEAFLRGRHYTEAPDITARICGICPIAYQMSSIHAMENILGVKIDGQLRELRRLLYCGEWIESHTLHIYLLHAPDFLGYDDAIQMAADHPETVKKALELKKTGNDIVNLLGGREIHPINVRVGGFYKIPAKSEFLIISDRLKWARDAAIETVKWTASLPFPDFDQNYKFVSLSNPNEYPLNEGRLISNDGLDISINEYEDHFIEEHVQHSNALQSLKLKEENYFVGPLARYNLNFDKLSTITKQVANDVDLTPPMNNPFKGIIVRALETLYACDEALRIIEQLDIPERPFVDVEPKAGTGYACTEAPRGILYHRYRIDDEGIIQDAKIVPPTSQNQKQIEDDLLKFVEKNINLQKDELTWKCEQTIRNYDPCISCATHFLKLKFEND